In Phyllopteryx taeniolatus isolate TA_2022b chromosome 1, UOR_Ptae_1.2, whole genome shotgun sequence, the following proteins share a genomic window:
- the atp7b gene encoding copper-transporting ATPase 2 isoform X3: MFASKSPKPLAKYGSAEQMCMVECRCEKERTCCVHTSEPQVQQGLDNLAYEYGSQSDLCPPIKASAETFKLLGLAPEHPIHTIVENRISRLSGVLAVSSASSSQLTKVDYLSSVITAAEIALELRRIGFHVESGVWIKVDGMHCQSCVQSIEQHVGTLRGVTHVQVSLKEGVALVAFQPLHIARQELRDKIEDMGFGATLLADDPSGAISHWQGDTTQIVIVWIGGMTCNSCVQSIEGRISQIMGVRSVEVSLKHEKGTITFDPGLTGPEQLRVAIEDVGFDASLREPVQTQEAAINCEMSDLSDWSCKRDLSTGTVCHSTSASQRPGTKEQKCFISVKGMTCASCVANIEKNLLKHQGIISVLVSLMAGKAEVKYDPDLIDAFAVTHLIEDLGFGAKVIEDNTVTHGKLDLTITGMTCTSCTHNIESKLSSTKGIVGASVALGTKTANIQFDPDVLGARDIIKIIQSLGFNAHLKKSGFKSNLDHKEEIRQWKTSFLLSLVFGLPVMGLMIYMMVMDSQHQEHGGSMSEEQNLLPGLSVLNLTFFLLCTPVQVFGGRYFYIQAYRALKHGTANMDVLIVLATSIAYVYSCVVLIVAMAEGASQSPVTFFDTPPMLFVFIALGRWLEHLAKSKTSAALAKLMSLQATDATVVTMGPDHSIISEEQVLVELVERGDVLKVAPGGKFPVDGKVIEGSSMADESLITGEPMPVSKRVGSPVIAGSINAHGALLVEATHVGADTTLSQIVKLVEEAQTSKAPIQQFADRLSGYFVPFIIVVSLLTLMAWLSVGFVNFDIVRENFPGYNAKISKAEVIIRFAFQASITVLSIACPCSLGLATPTAVMVGTGVGAKSGILIKGGEPLEMAHKINVVMFDKTGTITNGVPQVTRVLVLWEMARMPLRKILAVVGTAEASSEHPLGIAVAKHCKGELGSDVLGYCQDFQAVPGCGISCRVSNVDHLLPQQSEERFLLPGASTDENSLVEAAEIPNADPGEGLCYSVLIGNREWMRRNAHHVGADVDAAMSSHEEKGQTSILVAIDGVLCAMIAIADTVKAESALAVHTLRSMGIQVVMITGDNKRTAKAIAAQVGIRKVFAEVLPSHKVAKVQELQEQGLRVAMVGDGVNDSPALARADVGIAIGTGTDVAIEAADIVLIRNDLLDVVASIELSRKTVQRIWINFFFAVIYNLVGIPIAAGMFMPVGLVLQPWMGSAAMATSSLSVVLSSLLLRLYKKTSVELYEARARGLMRSLQSSQISMYPRLEGHQRSTAPSIGPWEEHSTNGTPVL; the protein is encoded by the exons CAAGGCCTTGACAACTTGGCCTATGAGTATGGCAGCCAAAGCGACCTCTGCCCTCCAATTAAAGCCTCCGCAGAAACCTTTAAACTGCTGGGCCTGGCCCCAGAGCATCCGATCCACACCATCGTAGAAAACAGGATTTCCAGGCTGAGCGGAGTGCTGGCTGTCAGCTCAGCATCCTCAAGCCAGCTGACCAAGGTGGACTACTTGAGCTCTGTGATCACAGCTGCAGAGATCGCCCTGGAGCTGCGGAGGATCGGCTTCCATGTGGAATCAGGGGTGTGGATCAAGGTGGATGGCATGCATTGCCAGTCTTGCGTGCAGTCCATCGAGCAGCATGTCGGCACTCTGCGAGGGGTTACACATGTTCAGGTCTCACTCAAAGAGGGCGTAGCGCTGGTTGCATTTCAACCACTTCACATCGCTCGACAAGAGCTGAGAGACAAGATTGAAGATATGGGATTTGGGGCTACTTTACTGGCTGATGATCCGTCTGGCGCTATCAGCCACTGGCAGGGGGATACAACCCAAATTGTGATCGTTTGGATTGGAGGAATGACCTGTAACTCGTGTGTACAGTCTATAGAGGGGAGGATCTCTCAGATAATGGGGGTCCGCTCTGTAGAAGTATCACTAAAACATGAAAAGGGAACAATTACCTTTGACCCTGGCCTCACGGGGCCCGAGCAGCTCAGGGTAGCTATCGAGGACGTGGGCTTTGACGCATCACTCCGAG AACCAGTCCAGACTCAAGAAGCGGCCATTAACTGTGAAATGTCTGACCTGTCGGACTGGTCTTGTAAAAGAGACCTCAGCACCGGCACCGTTTGTCATTCCACTTCTGCAAGCCAGCGGCCCGGCACTAAAGAACAAAAGTGCTTCATCAGCGTCAAGGGGATGACCTGCGCCTCGTGTGTAGCCAACATCGAGAAGAACCTGCTAAAACACCAGG GGATCATCTCTGTTTTGGTGTCGCTGATGGCCGGAAAAGCGGAGGTCAAATATGACCCTGACTTGATAGATGCTTTTGCTGTGACTCACCTCATAGAGGACTTGGGTTTTGGTGCCAAGGTCATCGAGGACAACACAGTTACACACGGAAAACTGGATCTCACT ATAACAGGAATGACGTGCACTTCCTGTACCCACAATATTGAGTCAAAGCTCAGCTCAACCAAAGGGATCGTTGGCGCCTCGGTGGCGTTGGGAACCAAAACAGCAAACATCCAGTTTGATCCAGATGTGCTGGGAGCTCGAGATATAATCAAAATAATTCAG AGCCTTGGCTTCAATGCCCATCTGaagaaatcaggcttcaaaagcAATCTTGACCACAAAGAAGAGATTCGACA ATGGAAGACCTCTTTCCTGCTCAGCCTGGTGTTTGGCCTGCCTGTCATGGGCCTCATGATCTACATGATGGTGATGGACAGTCAGCACCAGGAGCATGGAGGCTCCATGTCGGAAGAGCAAAACCTGCTGCCTGGCCTCTCAGTCCTAAATCTGACCTTCTTCCTGCTTTGTACGCCTGTCCAG GTCTTTGGAGGCCGGTACTTCTATATCCAGGCATATCGCGCTTTGAAACATGGCACAGCCAACATGGATGTCCTTATTGTGCTGGCCACCTCTATCGCTTACGTCTACTCTTGTGTGGTACTTATCGTGGCCATGGCAGAAGGAGCCAGTCAAAGCCCAGTCACATTTTTTGACACACCACCGATGCTCTTTGTGTTTATTGCACTGGGGCGATGGCTGGAGCACCTGGCCAAG AGTAAAACCTCAGCAGCTTTGGCCAAGTTAATGTCACTGCAAGCCACCGATGCGACTGTGGTCACCATGGGACCTGACCACTCCATTATTAG TGAGGAGCAGGTGCTGGTGGAGTTGGTGGAACGGGGCGACGTTTTGAAGGTGGCTCCAGGAGGGAAGTTTCCCGTAGATGGGAAAGTGATTGAAGGAAGCTCAATGGCAGATGAGTCTTTAATCACAG GTGAGCCGATGCCTGTCAGTAAGAGGGTGGGCAGCCCGGTGATTGCTGGCTCCATCAACGCTCATGGTGCTCTTCTTGTGGAGGCCACCCACGTCGGTGCAGACACCACGCTGTCACAAATAGTCAAACTTGTGGAGGAAGCCCAAACATCCAAG GCTCCCATCCAGCAGTTTGCTGACCGACTCAGCGGATATTTTGTTCCCTTCATCATTGTGGTCTCTCTGCTAACTCTGATGGCGTGGCTGTCCGTAGGATTTGTCAACTTTGACATTGTGAGAGAGAACTTCCCG GGTTATAACGCCAAAATATCCAAGGCAGAAGTCATCATCCGGTTTGCCTTTCAGGCATCCATCACTGTTCTTTCTATTGCATGCCCTTGTTCTCTGGGGCTGGCGACCCCGACAGCAGTCATGGTGGGCACCGGGGTGGGAGCAAAGAGTGGGATCCTCATCAAAGGAGGCGAGCCACTGGAGATGGCCCACAAG ATTAATGTGGTGATGTTTGATAAAACGGGTACCATCACTAATGGAGTGCCCCAGGTGACGCGAGTGTTGGTGCTATGGGAGATGGCACGCATGCCTCTGAGAAAGATCCTGGCAGTTGTGGGAACAGCAGAGGCCAGCAGTGAGCACCCACTGGGCATTGCAGTTGCCAAACACTGCAAAGGA GAGCTGGGCTCGGATGTGCTGGGTTACTGCCAAGACTTCCAAGCAGTGCCTGGCTGCGGGATCAGCTGCCGGGTTTCTAATGTGGACCACCTGCTGCCACAGCAGAGTGAAGAGCGGTTCCTGTTGCCTGGGGCATCCACAGATGAGAACAGCCTGGTTGAGGCCGCAGAGATTCCGAATGCAG ATCCAGGTGAGGGTTTATGTTACTCTGTCCTGATTGGGAATAGAGAATGGATGAGGAGGAATGCCCACCATGTTGGAGCAGACGTGGATGCCGCCATGTCAAGCCATGAGGAAAAGGGGCAGACGTCTATTCTGGTGGCCATAGATG GTGTACTGTGCGCCATGATTGCCATTGCAGACACAGTAAAGGCTGAGTCAGCCTTGGCCGTGCACACACTTAGAAGCATGGGCATCCAGGTGGTCATGATAACGGGGGACAACAAACGCACAGCTAAAGCCATAGCTGCACAG GTAGGAATCAGGAAGGTGTTTGCGGAGGTGCTACCCTCACACAAGGTGGCCAAAGTGCAGGAGCTCCAGGAACAAGGCTTGCGTGTGGCCATGGTCGGAGACGGCGTCAACGATTCGCCCGCCCTTGCCCGCGCTGATGTCGGCATCGCCATCGGTACAGGCACTGACGTGGCCATTGAAGCAGCAGATATAGTTCTCATCAGA AATGACCTTCTGGATGTAGTGGCCAGTATCGAGCTGTCCAGGAAGACCGTACAGAGGATATGGATCAACTTTTTCTTTGCCGTTATCTACAACCTTGTCGGAATACCCATTGCTGCAG GCATGTTCATGCCTGTTGGCCTGGTGCTCCAACCCTGGATGGGCTCAGCTGCAATGGCCACCTCATCCCTTTCTGTGGTGCTGTCATCTTTGCTGCTCAGATT ATACAAAAAAACCTCAGTGGAGCTATATGAGGCAAGAGCAAGAGGCCTGATGCGCAGCCTCCAGTCCTCACAGATCAGCATGTATCCAAGACTAGAAGGCCACCAGCGCAGTACAGCTCCTTCCATTGGACCCTGGGAAGAGCACAGCACCAACGGCACACCCGTTTTATAG
- the atp7b gene encoding copper-transporting ATPase 2 isoform X1 yields the protein MHVTCKDTAPAGCARTSRTCSPPSRPNLWPSTGPQSRCVWWSVVARRSAHVACTLQSHRCRSKLRFLLCHVLIRPWKDSFVNLQSSIVTAILMSSKHGDVLLGQELKEAQGIVSRHVVKQGLDNLAYEYGSQSDLCPPIKASAETFKLLGLAPEHPIHTIVENRISRLSGVLAVSSASSSQLTKVDYLSSVITAAEIALELRRIGFHVESGVWIKVDGMHCQSCVQSIEQHVGTLRGVTHVQVSLKEGVALVAFQPLHIARQELRDKIEDMGFGATLLADDPSGAISHWQGDTTQIVIVWIGGMTCNSCVQSIEGRISQIMGVRSVEVSLKHEKGTITFDPGLTGPEQLRVAIEDVGFDASLREPVQTQEAAINCEMSDLSDWSCKRDLSTGTVCHSTSASQRPGTKEQKCFISVKGMTCASCVANIEKNLLKHQGIISVLVSLMAGKAEVKYDPDLIDAFAVTHLIEDLGFGAKVIEDNTVTHGKLDLTITGMTCTSCTHNIESKLSSTKGIVGASVALGTKTANIQFDPDVLGARDIIKIIQSLGFNAHLKKSGFKSNLDHKEEIRQWKTSFLLSLVFGLPVMGLMIYMMVMDSQHQEHGGSMSEEQNLLPGLSVLNLTFFLLCTPVQVFGGRYFYIQAYRALKHGTANMDVLIVLATSIAYVYSCVVLIVAMAEGASQSPVTFFDTPPMLFVFIALGRWLEHLAKSKTSAALAKLMSLQATDATVVTMGPDHSIISEEQVLVELVERGDVLKVAPGGKFPVDGKVIEGSSMADESLITGEPMPVSKRVGSPVIAGSINAHGALLVEATHVGADTTLSQIVKLVEEAQTSKAPIQQFADRLSGYFVPFIIVVSLLTLMAWLSVGFVNFDIVRENFPGYNAKISKAEVIIRFAFQASITVLSIACPCSLGLATPTAVMVGTGVGAKSGILIKGGEPLEMAHKINVVMFDKTGTITNGVPQVTRVLVLWEMARMPLRKILAVVGTAEASSEHPLGIAVAKHCKGELGSDVLGYCQDFQAVPGCGISCRVSNVDHLLPQQSEERFLLPGASTDENSLVEAAEIPNADPGEGLCYSVLIGNREWMRRNAHHVGADVDAAMSSHEEKGQTSILVAIDGVLCAMIAIADTVKAESALAVHTLRSMGIQVVMITGDNKRTAKAIAAQVGIRKVFAEVLPSHKVAKVQELQEQGLRVAMVGDGVNDSPALARADVGIAIGTGTDVAIEAADIVLIRNDLLDVVASIELSRKTVQRIWINFFFAVIYNLVGIPIAAGMFMPVGLVLQPWMGSAAMATSSLSVVLSSLLLRLYKKTSVELYEARARGLMRSLQSSQISMYPRLEGHQRSTAPSIGPWEEHSTNGTPVL from the exons ATCCAAACTACGTTTCCTTCTCTGCCACGTCCTTATACGCCCCTGGAAAGATTCTTTTGTGAACCTCCAAAGCTCCATCGTtacggccatcttgatgtcgtccAAGCATGGCGATGTTCTTCTCGGACAGGAACTCAAAGAGGCTCAGGGAATTGTGAGCAGGCATGTTGTCAAG CAAGGCCTTGACAACTTGGCCTATGAGTATGGCAGCCAAAGCGACCTCTGCCCTCCAATTAAAGCCTCCGCAGAAACCTTTAAACTGCTGGGCCTGGCCCCAGAGCATCCGATCCACACCATCGTAGAAAACAGGATTTCCAGGCTGAGCGGAGTGCTGGCTGTCAGCTCAGCATCCTCAAGCCAGCTGACCAAGGTGGACTACTTGAGCTCTGTGATCACAGCTGCAGAGATCGCCCTGGAGCTGCGGAGGATCGGCTTCCATGTGGAATCAGGGGTGTGGATCAAGGTGGATGGCATGCATTGCCAGTCTTGCGTGCAGTCCATCGAGCAGCATGTCGGCACTCTGCGAGGGGTTACACATGTTCAGGTCTCACTCAAAGAGGGCGTAGCGCTGGTTGCATTTCAACCACTTCACATCGCTCGACAAGAGCTGAGAGACAAGATTGAAGATATGGGATTTGGGGCTACTTTACTGGCTGATGATCCGTCTGGCGCTATCAGCCACTGGCAGGGGGATACAACCCAAATTGTGATCGTTTGGATTGGAGGAATGACCTGTAACTCGTGTGTACAGTCTATAGAGGGGAGGATCTCTCAGATAATGGGGGTCCGCTCTGTAGAAGTATCACTAAAACATGAAAAGGGAACAATTACCTTTGACCCTGGCCTCACGGGGCCCGAGCAGCTCAGGGTAGCTATCGAGGACGTGGGCTTTGACGCATCACTCCGAG AACCAGTCCAGACTCAAGAAGCGGCCATTAACTGTGAAATGTCTGACCTGTCGGACTGGTCTTGTAAAAGAGACCTCAGCACCGGCACCGTTTGTCATTCCACTTCTGCAAGCCAGCGGCCCGGCACTAAAGAACAAAAGTGCTTCATCAGCGTCAAGGGGATGACCTGCGCCTCGTGTGTAGCCAACATCGAGAAGAACCTGCTAAAACACCAGG GGATCATCTCTGTTTTGGTGTCGCTGATGGCCGGAAAAGCGGAGGTCAAATATGACCCTGACTTGATAGATGCTTTTGCTGTGACTCACCTCATAGAGGACTTGGGTTTTGGTGCCAAGGTCATCGAGGACAACACAGTTACACACGGAAAACTGGATCTCACT ATAACAGGAATGACGTGCACTTCCTGTACCCACAATATTGAGTCAAAGCTCAGCTCAACCAAAGGGATCGTTGGCGCCTCGGTGGCGTTGGGAACCAAAACAGCAAACATCCAGTTTGATCCAGATGTGCTGGGAGCTCGAGATATAATCAAAATAATTCAG AGCCTTGGCTTCAATGCCCATCTGaagaaatcaggcttcaaaagcAATCTTGACCACAAAGAAGAGATTCGACA ATGGAAGACCTCTTTCCTGCTCAGCCTGGTGTTTGGCCTGCCTGTCATGGGCCTCATGATCTACATGATGGTGATGGACAGTCAGCACCAGGAGCATGGAGGCTCCATGTCGGAAGAGCAAAACCTGCTGCCTGGCCTCTCAGTCCTAAATCTGACCTTCTTCCTGCTTTGTACGCCTGTCCAG GTCTTTGGAGGCCGGTACTTCTATATCCAGGCATATCGCGCTTTGAAACATGGCACAGCCAACATGGATGTCCTTATTGTGCTGGCCACCTCTATCGCTTACGTCTACTCTTGTGTGGTACTTATCGTGGCCATGGCAGAAGGAGCCAGTCAAAGCCCAGTCACATTTTTTGACACACCACCGATGCTCTTTGTGTTTATTGCACTGGGGCGATGGCTGGAGCACCTGGCCAAG AGTAAAACCTCAGCAGCTTTGGCCAAGTTAATGTCACTGCAAGCCACCGATGCGACTGTGGTCACCATGGGACCTGACCACTCCATTATTAG TGAGGAGCAGGTGCTGGTGGAGTTGGTGGAACGGGGCGACGTTTTGAAGGTGGCTCCAGGAGGGAAGTTTCCCGTAGATGGGAAAGTGATTGAAGGAAGCTCAATGGCAGATGAGTCTTTAATCACAG GTGAGCCGATGCCTGTCAGTAAGAGGGTGGGCAGCCCGGTGATTGCTGGCTCCATCAACGCTCATGGTGCTCTTCTTGTGGAGGCCACCCACGTCGGTGCAGACACCACGCTGTCACAAATAGTCAAACTTGTGGAGGAAGCCCAAACATCCAAG GCTCCCATCCAGCAGTTTGCTGACCGACTCAGCGGATATTTTGTTCCCTTCATCATTGTGGTCTCTCTGCTAACTCTGATGGCGTGGCTGTCCGTAGGATTTGTCAACTTTGACATTGTGAGAGAGAACTTCCCG GGTTATAACGCCAAAATATCCAAGGCAGAAGTCATCATCCGGTTTGCCTTTCAGGCATCCATCACTGTTCTTTCTATTGCATGCCCTTGTTCTCTGGGGCTGGCGACCCCGACAGCAGTCATGGTGGGCACCGGGGTGGGAGCAAAGAGTGGGATCCTCATCAAAGGAGGCGAGCCACTGGAGATGGCCCACAAG ATTAATGTGGTGATGTTTGATAAAACGGGTACCATCACTAATGGAGTGCCCCAGGTGACGCGAGTGTTGGTGCTATGGGAGATGGCACGCATGCCTCTGAGAAAGATCCTGGCAGTTGTGGGAACAGCAGAGGCCAGCAGTGAGCACCCACTGGGCATTGCAGTTGCCAAACACTGCAAAGGA GAGCTGGGCTCGGATGTGCTGGGTTACTGCCAAGACTTCCAAGCAGTGCCTGGCTGCGGGATCAGCTGCCGGGTTTCTAATGTGGACCACCTGCTGCCACAGCAGAGTGAAGAGCGGTTCCTGTTGCCTGGGGCATCCACAGATGAGAACAGCCTGGTTGAGGCCGCAGAGATTCCGAATGCAG ATCCAGGTGAGGGTTTATGTTACTCTGTCCTGATTGGGAATAGAGAATGGATGAGGAGGAATGCCCACCATGTTGGAGCAGACGTGGATGCCGCCATGTCAAGCCATGAGGAAAAGGGGCAGACGTCTATTCTGGTGGCCATAGATG GTGTACTGTGCGCCATGATTGCCATTGCAGACACAGTAAAGGCTGAGTCAGCCTTGGCCGTGCACACACTTAGAAGCATGGGCATCCAGGTGGTCATGATAACGGGGGACAACAAACGCACAGCTAAAGCCATAGCTGCACAG GTAGGAATCAGGAAGGTGTTTGCGGAGGTGCTACCCTCACACAAGGTGGCCAAAGTGCAGGAGCTCCAGGAACAAGGCTTGCGTGTGGCCATGGTCGGAGACGGCGTCAACGATTCGCCCGCCCTTGCCCGCGCTGATGTCGGCATCGCCATCGGTACAGGCACTGACGTGGCCATTGAAGCAGCAGATATAGTTCTCATCAGA AATGACCTTCTGGATGTAGTGGCCAGTATCGAGCTGTCCAGGAAGACCGTACAGAGGATATGGATCAACTTTTTCTTTGCCGTTATCTACAACCTTGTCGGAATACCCATTGCTGCAG GCATGTTCATGCCTGTTGGCCTGGTGCTCCAACCCTGGATGGGCTCAGCTGCAATGGCCACCTCATCCCTTTCTGTGGTGCTGTCATCTTTGCTGCTCAGATT ATACAAAAAAACCTCAGTGGAGCTATATGAGGCAAGAGCAAGAGGCCTGATGCGCAGCCTCCAGTCCTCACAGATCAGCATGTATCCAAGACTAGAAGGCCACCAGCGCAGTACAGCTCCTTCCATTGGACCCTGGGAAGAGCACAGCACCAACGGCACACCCGTTTTATAG